The DNA segment TGCCGAGTTGTATCAACGCTATCTGGACGATCAGCGCAAGGTTTTGTCCGATGACGAAATCGGTCATCTGACGGCGCACCCGAATAGCAAAAACTTCAAGGTCGGGGTCGGTGAGGTCGCCGCCGCGATTCGCCAGCACGCCGACTTCTCGCCTAATCAACTGATCTACGTCGAATTGACCACCGATTCCCAGAGCAGGGTCACGCAGCAATCCAAGGTCGTCTCCTGCGGCCATCACTTCCGCTACCGCTGGGCCTATACCTCATCCATCCGCGAACAAAACGGCCAGCTCCGCGCCTGTCTGACGCCGCTCGCCGACGAACGAACCGCCGGCAAACCCGAACGTCTCACCGGCGCCCGTCTGCTGTTCGGCTATGTGCGCGACGATAAGACCAACCCCGTTGGCAAGGATGTCTTTGAGCGTCTGGCCGGACGCATCGCCATCAACCATGCCGTCAGCGACGGAACGCCGCGTTTTCTCGGCGACCCGGCGCGCGGCTACTGCATCCCGCTGAAGATTCTCGGTCAGCCCAAGCCCTCGGCCTGGGAGTTCTATCTTCAGCAACCCACGGATTCCAAAAATCCGCTCAACACCTACGGCGACCTGCCGGGCGATTCGGGCGGCGAATTGGCCGGGCGCAAGTTCTATCGCCATCAGCCAAGCACAAAACAGTCCGACATTACAGCCAGCGACACAGACATCATCAATTCCGATCAGGCGACACTGGCTAGATTTGTCTGTGATTCTGGAACCCGTTTTCGCTTTTCCATTCGCTTCGCCCGACTTCGTCTCTGGGAACTAGGTGCCTTGCTTGCCGTGCTGGAACCGCACCTGCTTGCGGATGGCGGAAAGGAGGACGACTATGCCCACAAACTCGGCCTAGGGCGACCGCTAGGTATGGGCAGCGTGCGTATTACGCGGAAAGCAGTTCGGATACGGACAGAAAAAGAAGGTGCATTTCTAGACGATTCCGCTCAGGACAGCCTACTCAAAGAGGCGTTGCAAGTGCTGCAAGAGCGGCTCAATGACGATCAGGTGCAGCCGTGGCTGTCCGCTCATCGGATCGTGAAGGGCCAGCGCTTAGGCTATCCGCTGGCTGAGACTAAAGTGGATGGCAAGAGGGTTCAAACTATTTATGCCTGGCATACAAACGAAGTGCGACGCCCATACAGTCAGCTGAGACGTCAGCAATCCCCCGATTGGTCAGATTTGGCCGGTAAAATCCGCTCCAAAAGATAAATGCCGTCCCCGCGATCCTATTCGTGACCAAGCGGTCGCTGAGGCGTGAAACGACAGCCTGTCACGAAGCCCCTTCTGATCATTCTTCGGCTCGATAATCAGCGGGGACTTGACATCGCATCCAGGCGCGATCATCACCAGCCAAGGGTGCGGAATAGCTCGGAATGCTCGCTATTCGACGCAGAAGCTAGCGAACGGGCGCGAAGCCGCGCCGTTGCCTCGCAAAACAAAGGCCAAACCGTGAGAACAAACATGGGAACACTTCGAGTCAGCATCGAAGGGCGGCGGCGACTCGTAAAGCGCAGTCACCTCGCTCACTGCTCCTCTGGCTCTCCTACCGGCGCCATCTCGATATCGCTCACCGCCTCGCCCCAGCCGCGCAGCCAGCGGTGCAGGAGCGCGGTTTCCTCCACCGTGGCGGTGACCGCCAGCCGGCCATCGCGCTCGGCCACCGTCTGGTCCATGGACAAGGGGGACTCGACCAGATGTTGTCCCACGGCCTTGTCGATGAGGAACGACAAACGCACCTGCCGCCCCTGGCTCAAGCCGAAGTGCCCGGCGGCGCAGTAGCGTTCGAGGTCGAAGCCCTTGGGCCAGGGGAAGGTTTCTGTCAGCGCCCTGGCTTGCTGGATGCGCGGCAGCGCCAGGATGCGTTCGTTGTCATAGCCCTCGAAGCGGCAGACCAGATACAGCCGCACGCCTTGCTGCACCAGCCCCAGCGGCCAGACGATGGCGCGTTTGCGCTGGTTACGCGCGTTGCGGTAGGCAAGGTCGAGCTTGCGTTCCTCGTAGAGCGCTTCGTTTACCACCTCGAACACATCCGGGGCGATGCGCGGCGGCAACAGCGGCTGGCTTTCCGGCAGGC comes from the Allochromatium tepidum genome and includes:
- a CDS encoding TIGR03986 family CRISPR-associated RAMP protein, producing MRIETEIKGKFTSKNETEMVSFVAKKEDGRNWAAPLKLVSKGTGGDISVGLAVCLEISGDFIKSVQKNRHQPVKADSVPNTHPTVLPYGFVPIDIKHAVTDEPVWHDGSGNGDLLSGEILCELEALTPVLPGNVRYQAQNANQPDLQRWGFGEISPEKQIAEPLRLPDGRVVIAGSALKGMIRQSLGALTSAPMERVGERHFTYRPNLDFNKFGIKERYVVRPARVVAARDGGWDIEVFDDARRAVQFVRQGDNPPSQTTYRRVTYKGGIDGEGLLAEAFNPRSRTYPDAFVPQKAGLQLHLPAELYQRYLDDQRKVLSDDEIGHLTAHPNSKNFKVGVGEVAAAIRQHADFSPNQLIYVELTTDSQSRVTQQSKVVSCGHHFRYRWAYTSSIREQNGQLRACLTPLADERTAGKPERLTGARLLFGYVRDDKTNPVGKDVFERLAGRIAINHAVSDGTPRFLGDPARGYCIPLKILGQPKPSAWEFYLQQPTDSKNPLNTYGDLPGDSGGELAGRKFYRHQPSTKQSDITASDTDIINSDQATLARFVCDSGTRFRFSIRFARLRLWELGALLAVLEPHLLADGGKEDDYAHKLGLGRPLGMGSVRITRKAVRIRTEKEGAFLDDSAQDSLLKEALQVLQERLNDDQVQPWLSAHRIVKGQRLGYPLAETKVDGKRVQTIYAWHTNEVRRPYSQLRRQQSPDWSDLAGKIRSKR
- a CDS encoding helix-turn-helix transcriptional regulator, translating into MTAPPTPALDGALLLLEILRRIPRQRYTTSVHLHNQLVAAGFDLSLRTMQRHLDALCSRFPIECDTRSKPFGYRWREGVEGLHLPLLTPSEALTMQLARQEIASLLPARTVKTLAPLFATARQTLEDSPTPSAARRWLGKVKRLPESQPLLPPRIAPDVFEVVNEALYEERKLDLAYRNARNQRKRAIVWPLGLVQQGVRLYLVCRFEGYDNERILALPRIQQARALTETFPWPKGFDLERYCAAGHFGLSQGRQVRLSFLIDKAVGQHLVESPLSMDQTVAERDGRLAVTATVEETALLHRWLRGWGEAVSDIEMAPVGEPEEQ